tccaaaaattaaattatcaaagcatatcaaacaaacaaaaacaactatAATGAAAAAGTACAGACAGTCCTCATTTCGGGACAACACTGTAGATAATTatctaacaaattgaaaatgaattaatTCTAAAACGGAGAAAAATTAAAATTCCCTGTACACTTACGAAGTAAAGGAGCACTTACTAATAAGATGATCATCAAATTGATACTTTCAAAAAGGAAACCAGCAATCTCGCGTGGCAATTTTGCTTGATATTAGTCATAAAACATGAACTTGAAAATTATAGTTATATTTCccacaattttaatgtttttcacaCTACTTTTTGagttttatctttcaaaaaaaattactttccttttctttcttttatcGCTCACTTTTCTATTTCATTTAGTTTACATTAAAATTATATCGgcagaaatatttgaaatatcaaaaactgtAGTCTTCGTGAGATAGGGCTATTCTGGTGAAATGTACCAGATGAGATTCATTTATATTCTGTGAAAAAAATACTTAAACTAATTCATTTAATGTTCACATCACTAATTTGCTGAGGATTTGAACTTAATGTATGCCAAATATTCTTAGTTTTGAGCTTTTAATTGAAAGATCAATTTTCttaattataaaatgtatatactgACTTCTTTCAATGATCTATCAATGGAATGTCAATGCTTTTATTTTTACACGTTTATTTTGGTTATTTCtttttgttacctcttctgacatcggtCTCGGACTTCTCTTAAGCTGAGTTCAACTATGCGTATTGGtgtgcgtttgtttttctacattgctTATAGGGGAaagttgagatttcaaaaaacatgttgaaccctggtgaatttttgcgcctgtcccaactcaagagcctctggtctttgctagtcttgtatgatctttaattttagtttcttgtgtataattcggagtttagtatgacgaccattatcactgaattagtatacatatttgtttagaggccagctgaaggaagcctcTGGATGTGGGATTTtcccgctgtgttgaagaccctttAGTGGTCCTCGGTTTTTTTTCTGCTCTGTGGTcaggtagttgtctctttgatacactccccatttccattctcaatttcattctcTATTAGTCCGTATATGGAGACATGTCTAACAATAAAAATTACTCTACTTCTCATTAAATAAAGATACTTCGAATTTTCAATGAATCATCACTCATCATACATCGTAAACACAAACTTAAGAAACTGgattaatcgatttatgaattttgaacagtggtattctactattgcctttatttatgagaTAAGGCACTTCCAACAAAGGCTTTATTTGGGAAGGATCCCGTAATGATATTTAGAATGTACAAATAACCCTTTATAAATTTGATGCGCTTTGCATTAGTTAGTTCTGATTTGATTTCTTATGATGTTGCGTAGATTTTATTGGCTTAAATGTATAAAAGAGTTGATAATACCATTCGGGAAAGGAAAAGGACCACAGCAGATTTAAGGCGCCTTTGTTAATTTGTTTACTTAATTGATCAAACGCTAAAATATTATAAAGTATTATTATGATTATATAAAACTCTAGTTGACCggcatcaaaaataaaaaaaaaaaccatcgtGTGAatcattaaatttttaaaatacattccAAGACAATAATTTTTgtctgtaaatatataaaaaaagaagatgttgtattgGGAAACTTTCCACCAAAACCCGATAGGGGGTAATTTACCAACTATATGTTACCGGAAGGCATTACACGATGTGTAAAGCTAAGTTGTTTTCAAAACCCCAAAGGTAACACATGTAACATGTATCACTCgaataatatatatgcaagtatTCAAAAATTATCATCATAACCACTATATAATGATAAAACCTAATAGAAAAAAACCACATAATTTTAAATGCAGCAACAGGTTTCAGctttttaatacaattaattaaaccTTGGTGCTCGTTTAAGTAAAATTGCTTCAAATGTTGCATGTAAAAGAGAATGCATAGACACTTAGAGCTCCTAAGCTTAATCTTCAAATACAATATGATGTTAAAATTACagctatatattaaaaaaatgactgTACGATAAATCTACTAACAGAACTATTTGTTAATTGTAGGTTTGAAATGTTGACTCGCAAGttaattaaatgaataaatgattaaaaaagatttaaaaaaattgccaaaTAACTTCAAGGCAATATATAACTTCTACAAAATACACCTTGCCTTGAGGTTATAAAACtttcaagtaattttttttttactcatactccaaaattaaccaatcaaaatgctggtaTTCATTTTtagagcatgatttttgtgctccaagcactgagcagcgttttatgacttcaacccaaGATGTAGTTCGAAATAGCTAACAAAGCAGTTATCACGACGATTTCAGGTAACATGTGATTTCCATGATTTATTGTCAAATCATTTTCATATACCCTCGCCAACATGGCCGCTGACACGACTGGATATTCAAACTGATTTTCACTCTGAAGAATGCCTTTTGCGTAATTCCAAGTGTTCGGAGCTGCTAAAAGTAGTAAATCGCTAGCGTTAGACAACAAAATTTCGGGATATATGTATGAAGTAGTAAATGTACCTTCGATTTTAAATTGCTTGAAAAATGTTATGCTGTTTTGTTCTGGTTCTCCACAACTTGTGAGACTACTGTTTTTACACTTCAGTAGTATACAAACTTGGATGTAACCGGTACCTTCAAATGTATGGAGTCCATCAAACGCACCAAAAGCAAAAACGTCATCAGTATCCATTTTCTTTTCGTAGGTGAGTGAACAGCAAAGTTTGTTATGACATATTGTCCTTTTACCTTGAATATCAACTAATGGTACAAAATTGTAAAGATCACGAAAAACAAGGGACTGAAATCTATTATTCGTAGTCATAGAATTGTTTTCTTCTGTCATATTTTTAGGTTCAGGATAGGAGTTTCGTTTCCTATTGCGAATAGGAATTTCTGCTATGAGAAGTTTTCCAACATCTTCATTATCGTAATGAAAATCGAGATATCCTTCTGCGGAGTAGATACCACTGCCATGAACTTTGATACTAGAGTTTTTCAAATTTGCAGCGAGGAAATTTACGTTTGCACCGGCAGCAAACGCGGAATGAAACTGTATCGCGGCTAATATTGGTAGAGCATCCATCCATGCCGTTGGGAATACGATATTGTCAATGTTATGGTTTTCTAGCAACTCAATAGCAGGATTCCGAAAAATTATATCAAAGCATATCATTACTCCAAATTTTCCAAAAGGGGTTTCGAATGATACAGACTTTCTTTCCGGTGGGACATCAAACtgatattcataaaataaattgATCTTATGATATTTAGTTATCAGGTAACCAGTTTTATTGTATACTACTGCTGTATTAAATTGGTAATGACCATCGGGTGGACAATTAGGATCATTTTTACGACTACATGGTTGGTTATCTCCTATATTTGCTACAATGTACAATTCATTGTTTTTTGCCATACAGCTAAGAGAGCGCTGAATTTCTGTATTGTTATATCTATCTGGTTCATCACAAGCATTCCAATCTTCAAGGTCTGGATCTGGGATGTATTCTAGATAAGATTCCACACCTTTTCTATTGAACCTATATCCATAGATTCCATCTTCTGGGAAAACTAAAATATCCACTTTCTGAAAAGAATTTACGGAAACATTAAGTATAGGGAGACATGATAAATGTCGTCATATTGTTTAGTgtacttaaaacatatataaagtgaaaataaaattatcatagaTGCCAAGATTGAAAGTTTGAAAGTTTGCATTTGCATCAGACGGGCGATTTGTCcaaaaaagactcattagtgacgctctaATCAAAATCAGATAAAAATTGGTCAAACGAAGCAAAGGTAATCTGTTTCTAAAGttgaaagccttagtatttaaaaaaaaatatcaaagttttgtatacagtcaatttatagttatgaccatatcaatgataaatcatgtcaacacagaagtgctgacttttGGGCTGTTGATTTAGCTTTCTATATATCTTTTCTTTCTAAAAGGTCTATGTACGGTATAGgtatgtatataaaaaagtacaatcacaaaaatactgaactccgagcaaaatttaaaacggaaagtccctaatcaaattgcaaaatcaaatgataaaacacatcaaaagaaaggacaacaactgtcatatttctgatttgaattggtacaggcatttaaaCGTAGAAAAGtcgtggattaaacctggttttaaagcgctaaacctttTACTTGCATGACAgacgcatcaaattccattaagtTGACAACGATGTGAGAATAAATTTAGTAAAATATCTCGAAAATTACATATAATTGAATGAACTTCTTGAAAATTTAGGGGAACTGATTTAGTATATAAACGATagtttaaaagaaaaacacacatAGTTTATGCTTAAAGTTAAATTAACGGGGTTGCACATGCATTGTTGACATAAAAACTTGCATGTTTTTTCTTGCACTCGATTGTATACTATGATAGACAAGCAAATTACTTGTGAAATATTTAGAATTCTATAAATAGTATATCAGTTAATACTGCGTAAATGGCTAAGTTACATATCATTTAGAATGTTATGCAATAACGTCTAACATCATTCATTTGATGGACTTAATGAACTGTATTAAGTTAACTCACCATCTACAGATAAGGGATTTATTGTGTAGCAATATTATCCTTTAATATTTATTGACACTCCAcgttttttattttgattgacaATAACTGTCTACACGTGCATGCTTGGAGTTCATtgactgttttatataaatgaaacttTAAGGTTTATAACATTCGCAGGTAGATCAGCAGTCTTAATGAAGTCTTAGAATAAACATGAGGTAGTAACAACGGATTAATCATATTGGTCTCTAGTAAGGATAACACTcataatatagaataatatactTCATCGAGATACCAACCCAAACACCAATGGGTTTTATGTGCTAGTATtcaagttatcaaaggtaccagaattctagtttaatacaccagacgcacgtttcatctacataagactcaccagtgacgctcagttcaaaaaagttataaagccaaacaagtacaaacttgaagagcattgaggacccaaaagtccaagaagttgtgccaaatacggctaaggtaatctattcctgggataagaaaatccttagttttttcaaaaaattcaaagttttgtaaacaggaaatttataaaaatgaccacatgattgatattcatgtcaactttagtttagtttaataattatttattacAAATGAATAAACAGGATTAGCCAACTGTTATATGTAAAAACTTACATTATCGTAGACATGAcagcaaacaaaatatttcaccatTTCATATTACTAAATATACCCccgaaaataataacaaaaacaaaagcaatCACAGATGAAATAAAGACTTCCTACATATACTTTTCATCAATAGTtgtttgcaattagatattttccTTGATGATTATATGGATAATGCCCTTTTTATATACAACTTACCTCTTTTCCTGCTTTCATTGCCTGTATCTGGTAAACATCAAtgtttttcatcatattttctaATGCATAAGATCGATTCACCCATACTTTTGTATTCTCTGGCATTATAACACTATGTTCGAATACTGCTCCTTTATATTTGTTTGAAGCTAATGAATTTGtagaagaataaaaacaaaatacaattattCCGAAAAACATCTTTCCTGTAgaaatactgaaaaataatatttatgaacTTGTAATACTTTAACTCTATTGAGTCAATTACATAAAATTTAAAtggttgaaattatttttaactattcTGCGCACTTCGACCGGAAAACCCATTTTAAGTAATGTTTCATACATAGATATAACATACATGAGGGAGACAATGGGGATATTCACAATAGAAATATAACGCCAAGGCTAGAGGGGGAAATTAAAAATAGGACAACAAAATGTGAAGAAAAGCGAGCACTGGGTACTTAGATTAATATAATTGAGAAGAATTtgcaaaaaaatgtaaagaaaggCAATCGAGATCATTATATCTCTTTACACTTTATCTTATTAAATGTTTACCTGTGAATGTTAAAAACAGAAAGTAG
The window above is part of the Mytilus edulis chromosome 6, xbMytEdul2.2, whole genome shotgun sequence genome. Proteins encoded here:
- the LOC139528132 gene encoding pantetheinase-like; the protein is MFFGIIVFCFYSSTNSLASNKYKGAVFEHSVIMPENTKVWVNRSYALENMMKNIDVYQIQAMKAGKEKVDILVFPEDGIYGYRFNRKGVESYLEYIPDPDLEDWNACDEPDRYNNTEIQRSLSCMAKNNELYIVANIGDNQPCSRKNDPNCPPDGHYQFNTAVVYNKTGYLITKYHKINLFYEYQFDVPPERKSVSFETPFGKFGVMICFDIIFRNPAIELLENHNIDNIVFPTAWMDALPILAAIQFHSAFAAGANVNFLAANLKNSSIKVHGSGIYSAEGYLDFHYDNEDVGKLLIAEIPIRNRKRNSYPEPKNMTEENNSMTTNNRFQSLVFRDLYNFVPLVDIQGKRTICHNKLCCSLTYEKKMDTDDVFAFGAFDGLHTFEGTGYIQVCILLKCKNSSLTSCGEPEQNSITFFKQFKIEGTFTTSYIYPEILLSNASDLLLLAAPNTWNYAKGILQSENQFEYPVVSAAMLARVYENDLTINHGNHMLPEIVVITALLAISNYILG